The Daucus carota subsp. sativus chromosome 2, DH1 v3.0, whole genome shotgun sequence genome includes a window with the following:
- the LOC108207910 gene encoding disease resistance protein At4g27190: MVGTSNATVPVTVPTEYTCLKLSFDNLEEDAKRCLLLASLFPEDSEVSVTALMRLATGSQLLECKSVRTMIGILKSSSMLLQGKDDQHFKMHDVIRDEARSIAINDYAYSFTRCGSLLPDNSALYETLSVLHLEVDKNDFRFPDDLVCPNVHTLWLRSTACDDELIASPLGWMPKVAWAGPENTFQAWDLSRMFVNLKFLVLVKCNWEPPFSLKALDTLRTLILDRCDIGQTDATFFPENLETLCIWNCNLPLLLDLPNLQHLLTLEIQHWPNSPLLVASNVISSLIRLEELHILNVFCIIDKTALSNLAEYEGSLDDLSDDDFTISVLDEICKLTRLASLQISLHSSEPFQRTNILFRNLLEFNIWVGKTGNLTYTDDHPASSVSKIIELCNYQSEGLDSVVESAEEVTMHSSHVDMSSILSANKEAFADLRSLSIEKCNKMEHLARISRHEIQHSRQPLTCFSKLVSLKITNCSAMEYLFCSSVAKCLLQLQELRLKDCPGMEAIVMDEGTSDADIINFPKLKLLKLHDVPRLKSFCRGKTPRMDNSGNKWVQSQPLFDGMVKFPCLEKLKLMGLKYITDIWGKHCYNDNISCFSQIKTISIGFCNQLNVGIPHAMLNRLQNLEDLKIFSCESLVSEVGTCGSSTVICPLLALRTLTLYSLPYLTITGLNSREISGATTLYPNLEYLRIEACGLTRVFLPSIARDLIHLKQMSVAESDSVRGIITGRADEEELSDNIIFPELIKLRLNELENLKSFWCNPSGEANTYKVEFPKLVDYELRIQDPDHSEPKELGMMIPPVN; encoded by the exons ATGGTTGGAACATCCAATGCCACAGTTCCTGTAACAGTTCCAACTGAATACACTTGTTTAAAGTTGAGTTTCGATAACCTAGAGGAAGATGCAAAGCGATGCCTCTTGTTGGCTTCTCTATTCCCGGAAGATTCTGAAGTTTCTGTCACCGCCCTGATGCGTTTAGCAACAGGCTCACAGCTTTTGGAATGTAAAAGCGTACGCACCATGATTGGTATTCTCAAGTCATCCTCGATGCTGCTTCAGGGTAAGGATGATCAACATTTCAAAATGCATGATGTGATCAGGGACGAAGCAAGATCCATAGCCATCAACGACTATGCATATTCATTTACAAGATGTGGCTCCCTGTTGCCTGACAATTCTGCCCTTTATGAAACGCTGAGTGTACTGCATCTAGAAGTGGACAAGAATGATTTTCGTTTTCCAGATGATCTGGTGTGCCCGAATGTGCATACCTTGTGGCTGCGATCAACGGCATGTGATGATGAACTGATTGCCTCCCCACTTGGGTGGATGCCAAAAGTAGCATGGGCAGGGCCTGAAAACACATTCCAG GCATGGGACCTCTCCAGAATGTTTGTGAATCTCAAATTTCTGGTGCTGGTAAAATGTAATTGGGAACCGCCTTTCTCTCTTAAAGCCTTGGATACACTAAGGACGCTTATCTTGGATCGTTGCGACATTGGCCAGACTGATGCTACTTTCTTTCCGGAAAACCTAGAAACTCTTTGCATTTGGAACTGTAATCTCCCACTACTGCTGGATTTACCAAATCTGCAACATCTTCTAACGCTAGAAATCCAACACTGGCCAAATTCTCCCCTGTTAGTGGCATCGAATGTCATATCAAGTTTGATTCGTCTGGAGGAATTGCATATACTAAATGTATTTTGCATCATTGACAAGACAGCACTGTCCAATCTTGCTGAATATGAAGGCTCACTTGATGATCTATCCGATGATGATTTCACAATTTCCGTGTTGGACGAGATCTGTAAATTGACTCGTCTGGCAAGCTTGCAGATATCTTTACACAGTTCTGAGCCTTTTCAGcgtacaaatattttatttagaaatttacTTGAATTTAATATATGGGTGGGCAAGACGGGGAACTTGACCTATACCGATGATCATCCAGCTTCAAGTGTTTCAAAAATAATTGAATTGTGCAATTATCAGTCAGAAGGTTTGGATAGTGTGGTGGAAAGCGCAGAAGAAGTGACAATGCACAGCAGCCATGTCGATATGAGTAGCATTCTGAGTGCCAACAAAGAAGCATTTGCAGACTTGAGAAGCCTGAGCATTGAGAAATGTAACAAAATGGAGCATCTGGCAAGGATTTCACGTCATGAAATTCAGCATAGTCGTCAACCACTGACATGTTTCTCTAAACTTGTCAGTTTAAAAATTACTAATTGCTCCGCGATGGAATACCTTTTCTGCAGCTCTGTAGCAAAATGTTTACTGCAACTGCAAGAGCTCCGCTTAAAAGATTGTCCGGGGATGGAAGCTATAGTAATGGATGAAGGCACCAGTGATGCAGATATCATAAACTTCCCCAAGTTAAAATTGTTAAAACTACATGATGTACCTAGACTGAAAAGCTTCTGCAGGGGGAAGACACCAAGGATGGACAACTCTGGCAACAAGTGGGTTCAATCTCAACCTCTATTTGATGGAATG GTTAAGTTCCCTTGCTTGGAGAAATTGAAGCTCATGGGTTTGAAATACATTACTGATATCTGGGGAAAGCACTGTTATAATGACAATATATCATGCTTTTCCCAAATAAAGACGATCAGTATAGGATTTTGCAATCAACTGAACGTTGGTATCCCACATGCCATGTTGAATAGGCTACAGAATCTGGAAGATCTAAAAATCTTCTCTTGTGAGTCCTTGGTTTCGGAAGTTGGCACCTGTGGTAGCAGCACAGTGATATGTCCACTGTTAGCGTTGAGAACTCTAACTTTATACAGTCTGCCTTATTTGACAATCACGGGGCTGAATTCGAGGGAAATTTCTGGTGCAACAACTTTATATCCAAATCTTGAATACCTTAGGATAGAAGCATGTGGCTTGACAAGGGTGTTCCTACCTTCTATTGCCAGAGATCTTATCCACCTCAAGCAAATGTCTGTAGCGGAATCCGATTCAGTGAGAGGTATAATAACTGGGAGAGCTGATGAGGAGGAACTCAGTGATAACATCATTTTTCCTGAGTTAATCAAGCTACGATTGAATGAATTGGAAAATTTGAAGAGTTTTTGGTGTAACCCGAGTGGGGAAGCTAATACCTACAAG GTTGAATTCCCGAAATTGGTGGATTATGAACTGCGAATACAGGATCCTGATCACTCGGAACCTAAAGAGTTGGGCATGATGATTCCACCGGTCAACTGA